In the Haloferula helveola genome, one interval contains:
- a CDS encoding helix-turn-helix domain-containing protein gives MEPWHGASAMRLERWLDLGGVACWRLVGRSVRAGSTWQTKVSGEVWIWLNRSGEGVIWGSEDRMYLRPGMYAIFGEDEEERWRWTRLPGEHEAEVVVVSRAWLARRLGGSAEHVHPRYAEWLKGGGKVAFTGLMTGPERELSDGLRGMNAEKPGTAMRAEARILEWAAVRLFRAGRSDAGAGFCHRIGRSDPVERALSVLSSRLAEPMDLARLGKECGASPTHLSRMVKQRTGSTLREHQRRLRVSAACEMLEDGSSVTEVAMDVGYRSLSHFAKAFREQTGKAPSTWRGGEG, from the coding sequence GTGGAACCGTGGCACGGGGCGTCTGCGATGCGCTTGGAGCGATGGTTGGATCTGGGGGGTGTAGCGTGCTGGCGGTTGGTCGGCCGCTCGGTCCGGGCGGGTTCGACTTGGCAGACCAAGGTGTCGGGGGAGGTCTGGATTTGGCTGAACCGTTCGGGTGAGGGCGTAATCTGGGGTTCGGAGGACCGGATGTATCTGAGGCCCGGAATGTATGCGATTTTCGGGGAGGATGAGGAGGAGCGCTGGCGCTGGACCCGGCTGCCGGGTGAGCATGAGGCGGAGGTGGTGGTGGTTTCGCGGGCCTGGCTGGCACGTCGGCTCGGAGGTTCGGCGGAACATGTGCATCCCCGCTACGCCGAGTGGCTGAAGGGAGGGGGCAAGGTGGCCTTCACCGGCCTGATGACCGGGCCCGAACGGGAGCTCTCCGACGGCCTGCGGGGCATGAACGCGGAGAAGCCCGGCACGGCGATGAGGGCTGAAGCGAGGATCTTGGAATGGGCGGCGGTCCGGTTGTTCCGTGCGGGGCGCTCCGATGCGGGAGCGGGGTTCTGTCATCGGATCGGGCGCTCGGATCCGGTCGAGCGGGCTCTTTCGGTGCTGTCGTCGCGGCTCGCCGAGCCGATGGATCTGGCACGCCTCGGGAAGGAATGCGGGGCCTCGCCGACGCACCTGAGCCGCATGGTCAAGCAGCGTACCGGCAGTACCCTGCGGGAGCACCAGCGACGGCTGCGGGTTTCCGCCGCGTGTGAAATGCTTGAGGATGGTTCCTCGGTGACCGAGGTGGCGATGGATGTCGGCTACCGCAGCCTGAGCCACTTCGCCAAGGCCTTCCGCGAGCAGACCGGCAAGGCGCCGAGCACGTGGCGTGGGGGCGAGGGCTGA
- a CDS encoding cytochrome c yields MFGFFLIFAQFAFVEILRARDVGLLGEKILLSAMAVAGIAAGFVVAWRGASTAGLRAALALSAVAAAVAAVPGGFAAMLLVALLTGMGVGAATVSAAALLPSWCTVAWVGAGTGLGYAVCNLPWVFTAPPETQAWVGTGLAVVGAALVPSATEGRVMRQERARGRLGWLAGIVVFLAMVWLDSAAFFIIQHGRQMKEATWGGGMLWRNAGLHLVAGCLAGWWLSKGGWKGLLLTAWGILAVAAVLVNQQVTRGVAGWWYPVGVSLYSTALVAWPGFLSASGAGRTKSAAMRAAWVFAVAGWFGSANGIGMAQTLERVPTSFVVVSGILVIGSLAGIRRWPGILGASLVMIAASVFPKRDESSAGTVERGRQVYVEEGCIACHSRYVRPSDPGGWGPPSDPAGVLSGSPVLIGNRRQGPDLTHVGARRSAAWLKEHFLSPRKLVPGSSMPSYAHLFEDGRGDDLIAWLTDNQGEAIAWRMERMGDWKAVGEPGDGGAALFSRHCAVCHGARGLGDGELAGRFAKPPANLVEGPFVWSADPSVLPRLIKWGVPGTDMPGHELLADSEVLALAKWLRALRQ; encoded by the coding sequence GTGTTCGGGTTCTTCCTGATCTTCGCCCAGTTCGCTTTCGTGGAGATCCTGCGGGCCCGCGATGTTGGATTGCTTGGGGAAAAGATTCTGCTGAGTGCGATGGCGGTCGCCGGAATCGCTGCGGGATTCGTCGTGGCATGGCGCGGGGCCTCGACGGCCGGTTTGCGGGCGGCCTTGGCGCTGTCTGCCGTGGCTGCAGCGGTGGCGGCCGTTCCGGGAGGCTTCGCCGCCATGCTCCTCGTTGCGTTGCTGACCGGTATGGGTGTCGGGGCAGCGACCGTTTCAGCGGCAGCGCTCTTGCCGTCTTGGTGCACCGTTGCATGGGTGGGTGCTGGAACGGGGCTTGGCTACGCCGTCTGCAATCTGCCGTGGGTGTTCACCGCTCCTCCCGAAACGCAGGCGTGGGTCGGCACGGGACTTGCGGTGGTCGGTGCGGCATTGGTGCCGAGCGCGACCGAGGGCCGTGTGATGCGGCAGGAGCGCGCTCGAGGCCGCTTGGGATGGCTGGCGGGCATCGTCGTGTTTCTGGCCATGGTCTGGCTCGACTCGGCCGCGTTTTTCATCATCCAGCACGGACGGCAGATGAAGGAGGCGACTTGGGGGGGCGGGATGCTCTGGCGGAATGCCGGTCTGCATCTGGTGGCGGGCTGCCTCGCCGGCTGGTGGCTGTCGAAGGGCGGATGGAAGGGCTTGCTGCTGACGGCGTGGGGAATCCTCGCCGTGGCGGCTGTGCTCGTGAACCAGCAGGTCACACGCGGGGTGGCCGGCTGGTGGTATCCGGTGGGAGTTTCGCTCTACTCAACCGCTCTGGTGGCTTGGCCGGGGTTTCTTTCCGCAAGTGGCGCGGGCCGGACGAAGTCCGCCGCCATGAGAGCCGCATGGGTATTCGCAGTCGCTGGCTGGTTCGGTTCCGCGAACGGGATCGGTATGGCCCAGACTCTCGAGCGGGTGCCTACGTCATTCGTCGTAGTTTCCGGGATCTTGGTGATCGGATCGTTGGCCGGGATCCGGCGCTGGCCGGGGATCCTCGGCGCATCGCTCGTGATGATCGCGGCGTCGGTATTCCCCAAACGGGATGAGTCTTCCGCCGGCACGGTCGAACGCGGGCGACAGGTGTATGTGGAGGAGGGCTGCATCGCGTGCCACTCGAGATACGTCCGGCCTTCGGATCCGGGTGGGTGGGGGCCACCATCGGATCCGGCGGGGGTGCTGTCGGGAAGCCCGGTGCTGATCGGCAACCGTCGGCAGGGACCGGATCTCACCCATGTCGGCGCCCGCCGGTCGGCTGCGTGGCTGAAGGAGCACTTCCTGTCACCCCGGAAACTGGTGCCGGGAAGTTCGATGCCGAGCTACGCCCATTTGTTTGAGGATGGTCGGGGCGACGATCTGATCGCGTGGCTCACGGACAATCAAGGAGAGGCGATCGCTTGGCGCATGGAGCGCATGGGTGATTGGAAGGCGGTGGGTGAGCCTGGGGACGGTGGAGCCGCTTTGTTCTCGAGGCACTGTGCCGTTTGCCACGGAGCGCGGGGACTCGGCGATGGTGAGTTGGCGGGGAGGTTTGCCAAACCCCCTGCCAATCTCGTCGAAGGTCCGTTTGTCTGGAGCGCCGATCCTTCGGTGCTGCCGCGGCTGATCAAGTGGGGCGTGCCGGGCACCGACATGCCCGGGCACGAATTGCTCGCGGATTCCGAGGTGTTGGCGTTGGCCAAATGGCTACGGGCGCTCCGTCAATGA
- a CDS encoding DUF2306 domain-containing protein, producing the protein MWFRGMTITAWLAYLAGSGLILHSTLLDYLPGGSGLFILQKGAIGESALWRGSLYVHIAGGLLCLFSALPQLSRAVVRRWPSVHKIAGRIYGASVLVLVAPTGFHLAFFAKGGALGKLGFLTLAVAAFHTTLKGWRFALPRHRDMQAHRAWMIRSFAYAASAVTFRIYHIAGYFAGLEPDTNYVLCLWLSLLGNAAVAELILRQKRQTASLPIQLQTES; encoded by the coding sequence ATGTGGTTCCGAGGAATGACCATTACCGCTTGGCTCGCCTACCTGGCAGGCAGCGGGTTGATCCTCCACAGCACGCTGCTCGACTACCTTCCCGGCGGCAGCGGCCTGTTCATCCTTCAGAAAGGTGCGATCGGCGAGAGCGCCTTGTGGCGAGGCTCCCTCTACGTCCACATCGCCGGAGGCCTGCTCTGTCTCTTCTCGGCGCTTCCGCAGTTGTCCCGGGCTGTGGTCCGACGCTGGCCTTCCGTCCACAAGATCGCCGGACGCATTTACGGAGCCAGCGTGCTTGTCCTGGTCGCCCCGACGGGCTTCCACCTGGCCTTCTTCGCCAAGGGTGGCGCGTTGGGGAAACTCGGCTTCCTGACCCTCGCGGTAGCCGCCTTCCATACGACTCTGAAGGGCTGGCGATTCGCCCTGCCGCGCCACCGCGACATGCAGGCCCACCGTGCATGGATGATCCGATCGTTCGCTTACGCCGCCAGCGCGGTCACCTTCCGGATCTACCACATCGCCGGCTACTTCGCGGGTCTTGAGCCGGACACCAATTACGTCCTCTGCCTCTGGCTCAGCCTGCTCGGCAACGCCGCCGTGGCCGAACTCATCCTCCGCCAGAAACGGCAGACCGCTTCTCTCCCCATCCAACTCCAAACCGAATCATGA
- a CDS encoding ABC transporter ATP-binding protein: MAMMIQIEDVWRSYDEGRIEVLKGVGLEVRDGETLALVGSSGCGKSTLLNVVAGLEVPQRGKVKVAGQTVNDEASRRELLRHQLGFVFQLHHLITGLTLEENLLVPAVAVGLSRKEARGRVRELAAATGLERRLDRRVRELSGGERQRGALCRALMNRPRLLLADEPTGALDERNREAVFELLMGLVADRGLTLMMATHDPQLAGRCQRMVRMRDGRVEP; encoded by the coding sequence ATGGCGATGATGATCCAGATCGAGGATGTATGGCGCAGCTACGACGAAGGTCGTATCGAGGTGCTGAAGGGGGTGGGCCTAGAGGTGCGCGACGGCGAGACCTTGGCGCTGGTCGGCAGTTCGGGATGCGGGAAGTCGACGTTGCTCAATGTGGTAGCGGGTCTCGAGGTTCCGCAGCGGGGAAAGGTCAAGGTGGCCGGGCAGACGGTGAACGACGAGGCTTCGCGAAGGGAGTTGCTGAGGCACCAACTGGGGTTCGTCTTCCAGTTGCACCACCTGATCACGGGCCTGACGCTCGAAGAGAACCTGCTGGTCCCTGCCGTGGCGGTCGGTCTGTCGCGCAAGGAGGCGCGCGGTCGGGTGCGGGAGTTGGCGGCTGCGACCGGTCTGGAACGCCGTTTGGATCGCAGGGTCCGTGAGCTCTCCGGTGGCGAGCGGCAACGCGGAGCACTGTGCCGGGCCCTGATGAACCGGCCGCGGTTGCTGCTGGCCGACGAGCCGACCGGAGCGCTCGACGAACGCAACCGCGAGGCGGTCTTCGAACTCCTGATGGGGCTGGTTGCCGACCGGGGGCTGACCCTCATGATGGCAACGCATGACCCGCAACTGGCCGGGCGCTGCCAGCGGATGGTCCGGATGCGGGACGGGAGGGTGGAGCCATGA
- a CDS encoding ABC transporter permease, with protein sequence MSLWKLILTNLRRHRVRTAIGATGIALGVATMLSVVGLLGGAVKMFEKILRSDAEMVVFERNVSDLFFSNVPESLVAELEGQRFVKEAQPVLFTIITAPDRPVITCFGIRASDGRLAKATWLSGEVAGFTDGGRGVVLGERAAEFLEASAGDEVELGQERYPVAGVVRLENGFENGGVFLPLGECQRAFHKEGVSSVVTVALADGHTSDEVKAWIDSRHDRLTALENEEFSKTYSQFRILKTTAWVVGGCAFLLGGLSVTNTMILSVFGRIRELAVLRVCGFSRGQLTRMILGESVALSVIGVLAGWGLSVAGLRLLKAMPALQGYIEPQVGVSEVLGAVALALLTGVGGALYPAFHAARLKPAEALRFE encoded by the coding sequence ATGAGTCTCTGGAAACTGATCCTCACGAATCTCCGCCGTCACCGGGTGCGCACGGCGATCGGCGCGACCGGGATCGCGCTGGGCGTAGCGACCATGCTCAGCGTGGTCGGCCTGCTTGGTGGCGCGGTGAAGATGTTCGAGAAGATCCTCCGGAGTGATGCCGAGATGGTTGTTTTCGAGCGCAACGTCTCCGACCTGTTCTTCAGCAACGTGCCGGAGTCGCTTGTCGCGGAGCTTGAAGGCCAGCGTTTCGTCAAGGAGGCGCAGCCGGTGCTTTTCACCATCATCACCGCGCCCGACCGTCCCGTGATCACCTGCTTCGGGATCCGGGCGAGTGACGGGCGCCTGGCCAAGGCGACGTGGCTGAGCGGGGAAGTCGCCGGTTTCACCGATGGAGGCCGCGGGGTGGTTCTCGGCGAGCGTGCCGCGGAGTTTCTCGAAGCGTCTGCCGGCGACGAAGTCGAACTCGGACAGGAGCGGTATCCGGTGGCCGGCGTGGTGAGGCTGGAGAACGGATTTGAGAACGGAGGCGTGTTCCTGCCACTCGGCGAATGCCAGAGGGCGTTCCACAAGGAAGGCGTGTCGTCGGTGGTGACGGTTGCTCTCGCCGATGGCCACACATCGGATGAGGTCAAGGCGTGGATCGACTCCCGTCACGATCGTCTGACCGCGCTGGAGAACGAGGAGTTCAGCAAGACCTACTCGCAGTTCCGCATCCTCAAAACCACCGCTTGGGTGGTCGGAGGTTGTGCGTTCCTGCTCGGTGGCCTGAGCGTGACCAACACGATGATCCTTTCGGTCTTCGGCCGGATCCGTGAGCTGGCGGTGCTGCGTGTCTGCGGCTTCTCGCGTGGCCAACTGACGCGGATGATTCTCGGGGAATCGGTCGCCCTTTCCGTGATCGGAGTGTTGGCGGGGTGGGGGCTCTCGGTGGCCGGGTTACGGTTGCTCAAGGCGATGCCGGCGCTGCAAGGGTACATCGAGCCGCAGGTCGGTGTGTCGGAGGTGCTCGGTGCCGTGGCTCTGGCTCTGCTGACCGGGGTGGGTGGCGCCCTTTATCCGGCGTTCCATGCGGCGCGTCTCAAACCGGCGGAGGCCTTGAGGTTCGAGTGA
- a CDS encoding PEP-CTERM sorting domain-containing protein: MKHILLLAILATFQVDAAVTITLPGNSETSGWDQLNSSNPYWADNGYTTSYPGATPWPGPVSANMAGSEGGATFSKVSGNGYLASSSIYDGGGAGTYSISDSDPMVDLATIVFQLDAGTEIGVLPVLNYNGGSQGLAPDFTLTTAGEYLSFDFSTSTFFPTTNHAWQWDLTGLDIDSYEIVWGSVANNHLSQYEINLTTGDTFSQAVPEPSAALLSLAGVLLAFRRRR, from the coding sequence ATGAAGCACATCCTGCTCCTCGCGATCCTCGCAACCTTCCAAGTCGATGCCGCGGTCACGATTACCCTGCCCGGCAACAGCGAGACCTCCGGCTGGGACCAACTGAACAGCTCGAATCCCTACTGGGCCGACAACGGATACACGACCAGCTATCCCGGCGCCACGCCGTGGCCGGGTCCCGTGTCGGCCAACATGGCCGGCTCCGAGGGCGGCGCGACCTTCTCCAAGGTTTCCGGCAACGGCTACTTGGCGAGCTCATCCATCTACGACGGCGGCGGCGCCGGAACCTACTCGATCAGCGACAGCGACCCGATGGTCGATCTCGCGACCATCGTCTTCCAACTCGACGCCGGCACCGAAATCGGCGTGCTGCCGGTCCTCAACTACAACGGCGGAAGCCAGGGACTCGCGCCCGACTTCACCCTCACGACCGCGGGCGAATATCTGAGCTTCGACTTCTCCACGAGCACCTTCTTCCCGACCACCAACCACGCCTGGCAGTGGGACCTCACCGGGCTCGACATCGACTCCTACGAAATCGTCTGGGGCAGCGTGGCCAACAACCACCTGAGCCAATACGAAATCAATCTCACCACCGGGGACACATTCAGCCAGGCGGTTCCCGAACCATCGGCCGCTCTGCTTTCACTGGCCGGCGTGCTCCTCGCTTTCCGTCGCCGCCGATGA
- a CDS encoding YceI family protein has translation MIPVLREKKHPLAGNAMKKSIGLAICGLVLGAAAHAETLKVDKTRSRIQVDAKATGHSFTGTLGDFTAKVSGDASSLAPTGFSLNWTFDHLKTGKEDRDDEMIKWLGGGKPAGSFRFTKSWKDAGGRTFAMGEITIHGIRKTISFPYTAKKDGRWVTIDGTASLNYEDFSLPIVRAMAVMTVDPQLTVRFHVVGKY, from the coding sequence ATGATCCCCGTGCTTCGGGAGAAGAAGCACCCGCTGGCCGGAAACGCCATGAAGAAATCCATCGGTCTCGCGATTTGCGGGCTGGTTCTGGGAGCGGCCGCGCATGCGGAAACGCTCAAGGTCGACAAGACCCGCAGCCGCATCCAGGTCGATGCCAAGGCGACCGGTCATTCGTTCACCGGCACGCTCGGCGACTTCACAGCCAAGGTGAGCGGCGACGCATCGAGTCTGGCGCCCACGGGCTTTTCCCTGAACTGGACCTTCGACCATCTGAAGACCGGCAAGGAGGATCGCGACGACGAGATGATCAAGTGGCTCGGCGGCGGCAAGCCGGCGGGATCGTTCAGGTTCACCAAGTCGTGGAAGGACGCGGGCGGCCGGACTTTCGCCATGGGCGAGATCACCATCCACGGGATCAGGAAGACGATCTCGTTTCCCTACACAGCGAAGAAAGACGGTCGCTGGGTGACGATCGATGGCACGGCCTCGCTCAACTACGAGGACTTCTCGCTGCCGATCGTCCGGGCGATGGCGGTGATGACGGTCGATCCCCAACTGACCGTGCGCTTCCACGTGGTCGGCAAATACTGA
- a CDS encoding polyprenyl synthetase family protein, with translation MTPRDWWARRAVCAKALMAESFRQGMGRPDGVERRLASALGDLLARPGSLVRAVAAYLVGIEMGMAEAAARAVGCGIEYLHTASLVFDDLPAMDDARTRRGMPALHVLHGEGLAILAALAMVNRGYSLLWQGISEAPAERRIEAGDWVDRCLGATGMIGGQSHDIGGWREGQTAADVSEVAARKTGDLLRLTLVLPAVLGRGREREIRMLDRLALLRGLAYQAADDVKDVVGGAGKTAGRDEAMGRPNLVAAEGIQEAVIRLRRLIEVGDRVQAKLPGPVERWGMLDALRVGVPAGADGLELSLGSAAV, from the coding sequence ATGACTCCACGAGATTGGTGGGCCCGCAGGGCCGTGTGCGCGAAGGCTCTCATGGCCGAGAGCTTCCGGCAGGGGATGGGACGGCCGGACGGGGTCGAACGCCGGCTGGCGTCGGCGCTGGGCGACCTGTTGGCCCGTCCCGGGTCCTTGGTGCGTGCTGTCGCGGCGTATCTGGTCGGGATTGAAATGGGCATGGCCGAGGCTGCGGCCCGGGCGGTCGGTTGCGGCATCGAGTACCTTCACACCGCCTCGCTGGTCTTCGACGACCTGCCGGCGATGGATGACGCCCGGACACGGCGCGGCATGCCCGCGCTCCACGTGCTGCACGGCGAGGGCCTGGCGATCCTGGCCGCGCTGGCGATGGTCAATCGAGGTTACTCCCTGCTCTGGCAGGGGATCTCGGAGGCACCCGCGGAGCGGCGGATCGAGGCCGGCGACTGGGTCGACCGCTGTCTCGGGGCTACCGGCATGATCGGCGGCCAGTCGCACGACATCGGTGGCTGGCGTGAAGGCCAGACCGCGGCCGATGTCAGCGAGGTGGCGGCGCGGAAGACCGGCGACTTGCTCCGTTTGACCCTGGTGCTGCCTGCGGTGCTCGGTCGGGGTCGCGAGCGCGAGATCCGGATGCTCGATCGCCTCGCTTTGCTACGGGGTTTGGCGTACCAAGCTGCGGACGACGTCAAGGACGTGGTCGGCGGTGCGGGCAAAACCGCCGGTCGGGACGAGGCGATGGGTCGTCCGAATCTGGTGGCGGCCGAGGGGATCCAAGAGGCCGTGATCCGGCTCAGGCGTCTGATCGAAGTGGGTGACCGGGTCCAGGCGAAGCTTCCCGGTCCGGTCGAAAGGTGGGGAATGCTCGACGCGCTTCGCGTCGGAGTTCCGGCAGGAGCGGACGGACTGGAGCTTTCGCTCGGGTCGGCCGCCGTGTGA
- a CDS encoding DUF6607 family protein has protein sequence MKIQSILAAATLPALAGSPPAEDREAILAMAGTHAVHFHFEETVAIATGYTVKPDSYDENATEIVTVVEDTTERITLQHLLVVRPKDKDPMVIKHWAQIWTWEDTEILDYCGEDQMHEWQCVRLTPGQAAGTWSQLVTQTDDTPRYEGYGKWIHENGESYWESSPTRRPLPRREYTKREDYDHLLVTNRHSLTATGWVHHQDNRKIVDRGDGPATTLCHESGLNTYNRTESELATVALDWWKEHGPFWDGVRNFWLEAGETAPATFSYSTFKDGEALSKRIAQLESDAADAATVRAALTPYVTAE, from the coding sequence ATGAAGATTCAATCCATTCTCGCCGCCGCTACCCTGCCTGCTCTGGCAGGCAGCCCTCCTGCCGAAGACCGCGAGGCCATCCTCGCGATGGCCGGCACCCACGCCGTCCATTTCCACTTCGAGGAAACCGTCGCCATCGCCACAGGCTACACGGTCAAGCCCGATTCCTACGACGAGAACGCCACCGAAATCGTCACGGTGGTCGAGGACACCACGGAACGCATCACCCTTCAGCACCTGCTGGTGGTCCGGCCGAAGGACAAGGACCCGATGGTGATCAAGCACTGGGCCCAGATCTGGACCTGGGAGGATACCGAGATCCTCGACTACTGCGGCGAGGACCAGATGCACGAGTGGCAGTGCGTGCGGCTCACGCCCGGACAGGCCGCCGGAACGTGGAGCCAACTGGTCACGCAGACCGACGACACCCCGCGCTACGAAGGCTACGGAAAGTGGATCCACGAGAACGGCGAAAGCTATTGGGAAAGCTCGCCGACCCGACGCCCGCTGCCCCGACGCGAATACACCAAGCGCGAGGACTACGACCACCTCCTCGTCACCAACCGCCACAGCCTGACCGCCACCGGCTGGGTCCACCATCAGGACAACCGCAAGATCGTCGACCGCGGGGACGGGCCCGCCACAACGCTTTGCCATGAGTCGGGCCTCAACACCTACAACCGCACCGAGTCGGAACTCGCCACCGTCGCCCTCGACTGGTGGAAGGAGCATGGCCCGTTCTGGGACGGCGTTCGCAATTTCTGGCTGGAGGCGGGAGAGACCGCACCGGCGACCTTCAGCTACTCGACTTTCAAGGACGGCGAGGCCCTGAGCAAGCGGATCGCGCAGCTCGAATCCGATGCCGCCGATGCCGCGACCGTGCGCGCGGCGCTGACGCCCTACGTGACCGCCGAGTGA
- a CDS encoding type II secretion system protein: MNRNGFTLIELMVTIVIVSTLSAIAALGYASIRKRAEMTTEINGAKQLMTAFHQYAADHNDRVLPGYQSDPEAVNLDGKPLHHPQDARYPWRLAPYAPKMNGIFVYNGNERMLDEDNRDYLVSVHPNLGMNAVFVGGHYGSGSPLRPSPRLVEAVGKYYVSRLSEVHNGSSLVVFASARHDSGKVGNFEVRAPNILAPEWKSGAIDPDGPASDTGFVDFRWKGKAVAAMVAGNVELLSPDELRDMRRWSNQAARLNDPDFTVGRN, from the coding sequence ATGAACCGCAACGGCTTCACGCTCATCGAACTGATGGTAACGATCGTCATCGTCTCCACGCTGTCGGCCATCGCCGCCCTCGGCTACGCCTCGATCCGCAAACGGGCCGAGATGACCACCGAGATCAACGGCGCCAAGCAATTGATGACCGCCTTCCACCAGTATGCCGCGGATCACAACGACCGCGTCCTCCCCGGCTACCAGTCGGATCCTGAAGCCGTCAACCTGGACGGCAAGCCGCTCCATCATCCGCAGGACGCCCGCTATCCGTGGCGACTCGCGCCGTATGCGCCGAAGATGAACGGCATCTTCGTTTACAATGGCAACGAGCGGATGCTCGACGAGGACAACCGTGACTACCTCGTTTCCGTGCATCCGAATCTCGGCATGAACGCGGTCTTCGTCGGCGGACACTACGGCTCCGGATCCCCGCTTCGCCCCTCGCCGAGACTGGTCGAGGCGGTCGGAAAGTACTACGTCTCTCGTTTGTCCGAGGTTCACAACGGCAGCTCGCTGGTCGTCTTCGCTTCGGCCCGGCACGACAGCGGCAAGGTCGGCAACTTCGAGGTCCGCGCGCCGAACATTCTGGCCCCGGAGTGGAAATCGGGAGCGATCGACCCCGACGGACCCGCCTCCGACACCGGCTTCGTTGACTTCCGTTGGAAGGGCAAGGCCGTCGCCGCGATGGTCGCCGGCAATGTCGAGCTCCTCTCCCCCGACGAACTCCGCGACATGCGCCGCTGGTCGAACCAGGCCGCGCGACTCAACGACCCCGACTTCACCGTGGGCCGGAACTGA
- the menB gene encoding 1,4-dihydroxy-2-naphthoyl-CoA synthase: MWTTAREFEDIRYETTDEGQIAKITINRPEVRNAFRPQTVKEMLLALELAHEDPQVGVVILTGEGEKAFCSGGDQKVRGHAGYVGDDGVPRLNILDVQKKIRQMPKPVVAMVAGYAIGGGHVLHVVCDLSIAAENARFGQTGPKVGSFDGGLGSSYLARIVGQKKAREIWYLCRQYDAQQALEMGLVNTVVPLEKLEEETLQWCREMLAHSPMALRCLKACMNADCDGQMGLLDLAGNATLLYYMSEEAKEGKNAFIEKRAPDFSKFPRVP, encoded by the coding sequence ATGTGGACCACCGCCCGCGAATTCGAGGACATCCGATACGAAACGACCGACGAAGGTCAGATCGCCAAGATCACGATCAACCGCCCGGAGGTGAGGAACGCGTTCCGGCCCCAGACGGTGAAGGAGATGCTGCTCGCGCTCGAGTTGGCTCATGAGGATCCGCAGGTCGGGGTGGTGATCCTGACGGGGGAGGGGGAGAAGGCGTTCTGCTCGGGAGGCGACCAGAAGGTTCGCGGACACGCGGGCTATGTCGGCGACGACGGCGTGCCGCGGCTCAACATCCTCGATGTGCAGAAGAAGATCCGCCAGATGCCGAAGCCGGTGGTGGCGATGGTGGCCGGCTACGCCATCGGCGGCGGGCACGTGTTGCACGTCGTATGCGATCTCAGCATCGCCGCCGAGAACGCGCGATTCGGTCAGACGGGTCCGAAGGTCGGTTCGTTCGACGGCGGTCTGGGGTCGAGCTATCTCGCCCGGATTGTCGGTCAGAAGAAAGCACGGGAAATCTGGTACTTGTGCCGCCAGTACGACGCGCAACAGGCGCTGGAGATGGGCTTGGTGAATACCGTCGTGCCGTTGGAGAAGCTGGAGGAGGAGACGCTTCAGTGGTGCCGCGAGATGCTTGCCCATTCGCCGATGGCGCTGCGCTGTCTGAAGGCCTGCATGAACGCCGATTGCGACGGCCAGATGGGCCTGCTCGACCTCGCCGGAAACGCCACGCTGCTCTACTACATGAGCGAGGAGGCGAAGGAGGGTAAGAACGCGTTTATCGAAAAACGCGCCCCCGATTTCTCGAAATTTCCACGGGTGCCGTAG